In one Solanum lycopersicum chromosome 11, SLM_r2.1 genomic region, the following are encoded:
- the LOC138339469 gene encoding serine/threonine-protein phosphatase 7 long form homolog codes for MERVVNPEPIDRTLLLSQHEHKSELLWKGEIPFSSLMRTVRMNDAWNLFRLNRFHERVEEILRRSGLYDVVCVVMMQYDRALVTTMVERWRPETHCFHLPVTTLSPLSSSDITFIMSMDDMPQTPGRKNLLKVHDAYLISM; via the exons ATGGAGCGTGTTGTGAATCCTGAACCGATTGATCGTACACTTCTTCTCTCTCAGCATGAGCATAAATCAGAATTGTTATGGAAAGGTGAGATACCATTTAGTAGCCTTATGAGGACGGTGCGCATGAATGATGCCTGGAATTTATTTCGTTTGAACCGATTTCATGAACGTGTTGAGGAGATCTTACGTAGGTCCGGACTGTATGATGTAGTTTGTGTGGTCATGATGCAGTATGATCGTGCCCTTGTTACAACTATGGTTGAGCGTTGGAGGCCAGAGACTCATTGCTTCCACTTACCTGTG ACCACCTTATCACCACTCTCGTCTTCAGATATTACTTTCATCATGTCAATGGATGATATGCCACAAACACCCGGAAGAAAAAACTTGTTAAAAGTCCATGATGCCTATCTGATATCAATGTGA
- the LOC101253350 gene encoding UDP-glycosyltransferase 92A1-like: protein MEKKKETILLFPFMAQGHIIPFLTLAFKLEKKGYNIIFVNTPLNIKKLKSSLPQNSSISLLEIPFNSLEHGLPPNTENTDSLSYKLSIHFTTISSSLEPSFRNLISSLIEKPLCVISDMFFGWSANVAHEFGIFHVIFSGAGGFGLACYYSMWLNLPHKETKNFVFTMPDFQEGGNLDVSQLNPSLLEADSNDPYTNFNWKNLPSWINSDGILFNTVEGLDKLGLTYFRRKLGIHVWAIGPIPWPTSNKQRGGNETGEETEKFIKFLDEKEEKSVLYISFGSQNRISTSQMMELAKALDNASRVNFIWAVRPPLGFDINMEFRAEEWLPEGFVQRVFEDQNRGLIVPKWAPQVEILAHKSVGAFLTHCGWNSILESLENGVPLLGWPIAAEQFYNAKFLERDVGVCVEVARGNNSQVNHEDILEKIEVVMGVNDRGNEIRRKACEIKEMISNAIIDAEDFKGSSIRAMDEFLNAALSKNKLSNDVKINGNKSNS from the exons atggagaagaaaaaggaaacaaTTCTTCTCTTCCCTTTTATGGCACAAGGCCACATCATACCATTCTTAACCTTAGCCtttaagttagaaaaaaaaGGTTACAACATAATTTTTGTGAACACACCTCTTAATATCAAGAAACTCAAATCATCTCTCCCTCAAAATTCTTCTATTTCCCTTCTTGAAATTCCATTCAATAGTTTAGAACATGGCTTGCCTCCAAACACTGAAAACACTGATTCACTTTCTTATAAACTCTCTATACATTTTACAACAATCTCCTCTTCACTTGAACCTTCATTTAGAAATCTTATATCTAGTCTTATTGAAAAGCCACTTTGTGTTATATCAGACATGTTTTTTGGATGGTCAGCAAATGTAGCTCATGAATTTGGaatttttcatgttattttcagTGGGGCTGGTGGTTTTGGTCTGGCATGTTATTACTCTATGTGGCTAAATTTGCCtcataaagaaacaaaaaacttTGTTTTTACTATGCCTGATTTTCAAGAAGGTGGCAATCTTGATGTTAGTCAATTGAATCCAAGTCTGTTAGAAGCTGATTCTAATGATCCATACACAAATTTCAATTGGAAAAATCTTCCTAGCTGGATTAACTCTGATGGGATTCTTTTCAATACAGTTGAAGGCCTAGACAAGCTTGGATTAACATATTTTCGTCGAAAATTAGGAATACATGTTTGGGCAATAGGACCAATACCTTGGCCAACAAGTAACAAACAAAGAGGTGGTAATGAAACAGGGGAAGAAACAGAGAAGTTCATCAAATTTCttgatgaaaaagaagaaaaatcagtACTTTACATCTCTTTTGGCTCTCAGAACAGAATATCAACATCACAAATGATGGAATTGGCAAAAGCCTTGGATAATGCTAGTAGAGTTAACTTCATATGGGCTGTTAGACCTCCTTTGGGTTTTGACATTAACATGGAATTCAGAGCAGAGGAGTGGCTTCCTGAGGGATTTGTTCAACGCGTTTTCGAGGATCAAAATAGAGGACTTATAGTGCCAAAATGGGCTCCTCAG GTTGAAATCTTGGCACACAAATCTGTCGGAGCTTTCTTGACACATTGTGGATGGAATTCAATATTGGAATCACTTGAAAATGGAGTGCCACTTCTTGGTTGGCCTATAGCAGCAGAGCAATTTTACAATGCAAAGTTCTTGGAACGAGATGTTGGTGTTTGTGTTGAGGTAGCTAGGGGGAATAATTCTCAAGTTAATCATGAGGATATATTAGAGAAAATTGAAGTTGTTATGGGGGTTAATGATAGAGGGAATGAAATTAGAAGAAAAGCTTgtgaaattaaagaaatgatAAGTAATGCTATTATAGATGCTGAGGATTTCAAAGGGTCATCTATTAGAGCAATGGATGAGTTTCTTAATGCAGCTTTGTCCAAGAACAAATTATCAAATGATGTTAAGATTAATGGTAATAAGTCTAATAGTTAA
- the LOC112940114 gene encoding uncharacterized protein, which produces MHMQDRKFWKHSDVVYISSRWSCYTNHSVIEQIKLSLSDKQLEMFRNTCFGYFLDLSKSSTQLQLIHCLINRELKHTPDDVFAIEINNKKLFFGLKEFGIVTGLNCVGDGTSINVPNSRCSLMSSYFPEKITVPKSHLRALFLAKKFIDDDSVVSLAVLYFINDFLFSYEDNEYQISNRDFYLVESGKFNSYPWGLDVYKKLSDSVRHELKSTHKYYRIGGLPLALQIWIFECCSKVDEDIAIRVADSIPRILNWKTIAESPWLKYIEKCLFMPTKNKFENIVASEDEVSKFRLPETRDYHAEILKLEPKGSNHGLDILINEVIELRKELVKVYTN; this is translated from the exons atgcATATGCAGGATCGTAAATTCTGGAAACATTCTGATGTTGTGTATATTTCGAGTAGGTGGTCATGTTACACTAATCATAGTGTCATTGAACAAATCAAACTATCTTTATCTGATAAACAACTTGAGATGTTTAGGAATACATGTTTTGGGTACTTTCTTGACCTTTCAAAATCGAGCACACAACTACAACTTATTCATTGTCTTATAAATAGAGAGTTAAAACATACACCGGATGATGTGTTtgctattgaaataaataacaaaaagttattttttggtCTTAAAGAATTTGGGATAGTTACAGGCTTAAATTGTGTTGGTGATGGCACATCTATCAATGTTCCCAATTCTAGATGTAGTTTGATGAGTAGTTATTTTCCGGAAAAAATCACAGTTCCAAAGAGTCATCTACGTGCACTGTTTTTAGCTAAAAAATTCATAGATGATGACTCGGTTGTTTCATTGGCTGTTCTATacttcattaatgattttttattttcatatgagGACAACGAATACCAAATTAGCAATAGAGATTTTTACCTTGTGGAAAGTGGAAAATTCAATTCATATCCGTGGGGTTTAGATGTGTACAAAAAGTTGTCTGATTCTGTGAGGCATGAGCTTAAGTCAACACATAAGTACTATAGAATTGGTGGCTTGCCTCTTGCTCTTCAAATTTGGATATTTGAGTGTTGttcaaaggttgatgaagataTAGCTATTCGTGTTGCTGATTCTATTCCAAGAATCTTGAATTGGAAGACAATTGCAGAAAGTCCATGGTTAAAATATATTGAGAAATGTCTCTTCATGCCTACAAAAAACAAG TTTGAGAACATAGTGGCCAGTGAAGATGAAGTATCCAAATTCAGGCTTCCTGAAACTCGTGATTACCAtgctgaaattttgaaattggagCCTAAAGGATCAAATCATGGTCTAGACATTTTGATCAATGAAGTCATAGAATTGAGAAAAGAGCTTGTAAAAGTATACACAAACTAA
- the LOC138339614 gene encoding uncharacterized protein: MFLLCTDEDVAGIAIEKVLSEVVADINVQEAADVNTVGAKPDDATEDCQKSLHTFDDFILVDKDLSQINRTEESYLKKRAQVDQNKKKVSLKKRGRKKNPEKLITSPFTQHFESGGTLCVTRQVFETKHPFLYASGGDDESDLIDSFTKWLYTGTKKRGKKPYTDALNVINPAFELGVCTVDERL, translated from the exons ATGTTCTTGTTATGTACAGATGAAGATGTTGCAGGAATTGCTATTGAAAAAGTTCTGTCAGAGGTTGTTGCTGATATAAATG TCCAAGAGGCTGCTGATGTGAATACAGTTGGGGCGAAACCTGATG ATGCAACAGAGGATTGTCAAAAATCTTTGCATACTTTTGATGACTTTATTTTAGTTGATAAAGATCTTTCTCAGATCAATAGGACTGAAGAATCTTATCTAAAAAAAAGAGCCCAAGTtgatcaaaacaaaaagaaagtgtCACTGAAGAAACGTGGCAGAAAGAAAAATCCAGAAAAGTTAATAACATCTCCCTTCACACAACATTTTGAATCTGGAGGAACTTTATGTGTTACACGTCAGGTTTTTGAGACAAAACATCCTTTTTTATATGCAAGCGGAGGAGATGATGAATCTGATTTGATCGATTCATTCACTAAGTGGCTTTATACGGGtacaaaaaagag GGGAAAGAAACCTTATACAGATGCTCTTAATGTTATCAATCCAGCATTTGAATTGGGTGTCTGTACGGTAGATGAAAGACTCTGA